TCGCCGACATTGGATGGAAGGCCGACAGCATCGCGCCTACCTATACCATGTCGGCCCGCGACGAAACAACTACCTCAGAGGTAGGTGACACCACCACTGTGAGCGAGACATCCTTGGATAGCGATGCAACCCGAGAGAAAGTCGATATGAAAGCGAACCTGCAAGACTTCACGAACCGATACGTGGCCGTATGGAACGAGGCGGATGCTGACAGGCGGCGCAGTGGGATCGAGACATTCTGGGCCGTGGACGGTAGCCATTTTATGCCGACGCGCGCATTCACCGGTCACGACAAGCTGAAGGAGCGTGTCGAGGAGGCCTACCAAGAGCTCGTCCGCGACAGGGGATTTACCTTCCGCCTCCATGGCGACCCATCTGGCCACCATGGCATCGTCAAATATGTCTGGGAAATGGTCGATCCTAGATCAAGCGCCATCATCGCGCTCGGATCTACCGTGCTGCGTCTGGACGAAAACGATCGCATCGTTTCCGAGCACCAGTTCGTCGAGCCACTTTCCGTGCACGCGTGATCGGTGTAACCATGGCTGTTACCTTCCTGATCAAATTCGATGTGGTGCTAGGTCAGCGAGAACGCTTTCTCTCGCTGCTCGAAGGCGTACTCGATGCCATGCGCGACGACCCCATGTTCCATGAAGCGATCTTGCATTGTGATCCAGAGTCCGCGCATCGCTTTATGCTCTACGAGACGTGGGAAGATTTTGACGATGTCGTGAATGTGCAGTTACGGCGTGCCTATCGGGAGGAGTGGCATGATGCGCTGCCGATGCTTCTCACGAAAGATCGCGATATCACATTATGGACTCCCATACGTGACGATCGCTCCGCGCATCGACTACCGGGGAGTAGCACTTCTTTTGGCGAGTGAGAAAGGCGGCGCCCGGCGCTAGGTCGCTATCCTCAGAAGTCGCTATAGGGGGCGAAAGCAGTCGAATAGGCGTGTCCGTTAAAGCGCGTGACCCCCGGCTACCTGAATGACCTGTCCTGTGATCCATGACGATGCGTCACTGAGGAGGAACAACACCGCATCTGCTATGTCTTCGGGGTTGCCTAGTCGACGTAAGGGGATCGAGGGCAGAACCTGCTTTTCAAGCGCATCATCGATGTAGCCTGTCTGCACTGGGCCCGGAGCCACTGCATTCACGGTAATGCCCGCTGGCCCCAGTTCAATCGCCGCCGCCCTGGTCATCGCTTCTAAAGCAGCCTTACTGGTTCCGTAAAAGACCTGGCCAGGAAAGGCGCGGGCAGCATCGGTGCTGATGTTGACGATGCGTCCTCCCGATCCCTGCCTGGACATTACTTGGCGAGCGAAGTCCGCCATAAGAAGCGTGGGGGCGGCGAGATTGACGTCATAGTGGCGACGATAGCGCCCGAAATCTGCGTCGATCAGACTGTCGGGGAGGTCACAGGCAGCAGCATTGTTTATCAGCCCGTCGAGCATGCCGACTTCACCCTCAGCCTCGGATATAAGCGTGGTGATCTCACTTTCAATGGAAAGATCGGCTGCGATGATAGCGGCCTTGCCTCCACGCCGACGTATATCGTCCGCAACTTCAGAGGCCGCATCCTCACCAAGGATGGTATGTGCCGCCTGGGATGCTACGGACGGGGAACGAAGATAATGAATGGCAACGTTGGAGCCTTGCCCCGCGAGCGCAATCGCAATCGCTC
This genomic stretch from Ochrobactrum sp. BTU1 harbors:
- a CDS encoding antibiotic biosynthesis monooxygenase, giving the protein MAVTFLIKFDVVLGQRERFLSLLEGVLDAMRDDPMFHEAILHCDPESAHRFMLYETWEDFDDVVNVQLRRAYREEWHDALPMLLTKDRDITLWTPIRDDRSAHRLPGSSTSFGE
- a CDS encoding SDR family oxidoreductase, whose product is MKLHFGLTGRNYLVTGANSGIGRAIAIALAGQGSNVAIHYLRSPSVASQAAHTILGEDAASEVADDIRRRGGKAAIIAADLSIESEITTLISEAEGEVGMLDGLINNAAACDLPDSLIDADFGRYRRHYDVNLAAPTLLMADFARQVMSRQGSGGRIVNISTDAARAFPGQVFYGTSKAALEAMTRAAAIELGPAGITVNAVAPGPVQTGYIDDALEKQVLPSIPLRRLGNPEDIADAVLFLLSDASSWITGQVIQVAGGHAL